From Neobacillus sp. PS2-9, the proteins below share one genomic window:
- a CDS encoding M20 family metallopeptidase gives MDKLNQVLERERSEVIHLSKQIFNFPELGLQEKFASSNMCEYLQSKGFTVTKGVGGLSTSYIASFEMGEGGYHVAFCAEYDALPEIGHACGHHLIGMASVTAGVMLAESLKEEGIPFRVSVIGTPDEEGTGGKIDLIHAGVFKDVDLTMMFHPGFSTEIHVQSLAFHSFEFIFHGQTAHAASEPWEGRNALDGVIQTFNSINALRQHVKPDVRIHGIIKEGGLATNIIPERAIAEFCVRSSDNDYLEQLVEKVKNCARGAALSTGTELEIKKIGHSYEAMKSNRALGDIFQESLDELNFIDPSQYEEGMGSIDMGNVSNVVPAIHPVISLTDQFVPGHTVEFAQMCNTDDAYETMLLAAHAMALTGLKVVKDKELQEKIRSEFEGN, from the coding sequence TTGGATAAATTAAATCAGGTTTTGGAGCGAGAACGAAGCGAAGTCATCCATTTAAGTAAACAAATATTCAATTTTCCAGAATTAGGGCTACAAGAGAAATTCGCTTCATCCAATATGTGCGAATACTTGCAGTCAAAGGGGTTTACGGTTACGAAAGGTGTAGGTGGATTATCAACTTCATATATTGCTAGTTTTGAGATGGGGGAAGGTGGTTATCACGTAGCATTTTGTGCCGAGTACGATGCACTCCCAGAGATTGGGCATGCGTGTGGTCATCATCTAATTGGAATGGCGAGTGTTACCGCTGGTGTCATGTTGGCTGAAAGTTTGAAGGAAGAAGGAATCCCTTTCCGAGTGTCTGTCATTGGTACACCTGATGAGGAAGGTACAGGCGGAAAAATTGACTTAATTCATGCTGGGGTTTTTAAAGACGTTGATCTGACTATGATGTTTCATCCCGGATTTAGTACGGAGATACATGTTCAATCTCTTGCTTTTCATTCCTTTGAATTTATTTTTCATGGCCAAACAGCCCATGCTGCTTCAGAACCTTGGGAGGGTAGAAATGCACTTGATGGGGTTATACAAACATTTAATTCCATTAACGCATTGCGGCAGCATGTAAAACCAGATGTTAGGATCCATGGGATTATTAAAGAGGGGGGATTGGCGACCAATATCATTCCTGAACGTGCAATTGCTGAATTCTGTGTCCGCTCGAGCGATAATGATTATCTCGAGCAACTTGTAGAAAAGGTTAAAAATTGTGCAAGGGGCGCCGCATTAAGCACGGGAACAGAACTGGAAATTAAAAAAATTGGCCATTCCTATGAAGCTATGAAAAGTAACCGAGCTTTAGGTGATATTTTTCAGGAATCATTAGATGAATTAAATTTTATCGATCCTTCACAATATGAAGAGGGGATGGGCTCCATTGATATGGGGAATGTAAGCAATGTCGTTCCTGCCATTCACCCTGTAATTTCATTGACAGATCAATTCGTTCCTGGTCATACGGTAGAATTTGCGCAAATGTGTAATACGGACGATGCCTACGAAACGATGTTATTAGCTGCACATGCTATGGCATTAACGGGGTTAAAAGTAGTTAAAGATAAGGAATTACAAGAAAAGATTCGTTCCGAATTCGAAGGTAATTAA
- a CDS encoding aldehyde dehydrogenase family protein: MIQQAEKKGLYINGSWIQKEEQEFFKSINPATEEVVGYCAAATPSQVDEAVESARLAFKQWKNTPLPERAQFLWKAAKAFEEKKEFLAQMMTKEMGKVVAESLGEVGVVIETCKYMAGEGRRLFGETVGAGAENRHIMMVREPVGVVACITPWNFPVSLAGYKILAALISGNTVVWKPASEVALSAQIFTDIFHEIGLPKGVLNLVTGSGSKVGAKLAEHKDVKVISFTGSTEVGIKLSETAAKTLKRVALELGGKNAVIVLKDADLKLAAEAIVKAAFTTTGQRCTAASRVIVESEVKVELLNRVVSLTQQLKAGNGLEPGNDIGPLTNKQQLETVEKYVALAVEQGAVIEYGGKRLASERGYFYEPTILSNVKNKAVVAQEEIFGPVLAFIEVNSFEEAIDVNNDTIYGLSTSLFTNSLYYANRGAKEIESGLVYINNGTSNAELGVAFGGTKQSGNGHREVSHHAFDVMTEWKSIYTTY; the protein is encoded by the coding sequence ATGATCCAACAAGCTGAAAAAAAAGGATTGTATATAAATGGTTCTTGGATTCAAAAAGAGGAGCAGGAATTTTTTAAAAGTATCAACCCTGCGACAGAGGAAGTAGTTGGCTATTGTGCGGCAGCTACACCTTCACAAGTTGATGAAGCGGTAGAAAGTGCCCGATTGGCTTTTAAACAGTGGAAGAACACTCCACTGCCAGAGAGGGCACAATTTCTTTGGAAAGCTGCCAAGGCTTTTGAAGAGAAAAAGGAATTCTTAGCTCAAATGATGACCAAGGAAATGGGAAAAGTAGTAGCTGAATCACTTGGTGAAGTGGGTGTCGTAATTGAAACCTGTAAATATATGGCGGGAGAGGGAAGAAGACTTTTCGGTGAAACCGTTGGTGCGGGTGCTGAAAACCGCCATATTATGATGGTTCGTGAGCCGGTGGGTGTTGTCGCTTGTATCACACCTTGGAACTTCCCAGTCTCCCTGGCTGGCTATAAAATATTAGCAGCCCTTATTAGTGGAAATACCGTTGTATGGAAGCCTGCCTCTGAGGTTGCCCTTTCAGCCCAAATTTTCACAGATATTTTCCATGAGATTGGGCTTCCAAAAGGGGTATTAAACTTAGTTACAGGTTCAGGAAGTAAGGTTGGGGCTAAGCTGGCTGAACATAAGGATGTAAAGGTCATCTCATTTACTGGCTCAACTGAAGTGGGGATTAAACTATCAGAAACTGCCGCCAAGACATTAAAAAGAGTAGCTTTAGAGCTTGGGGGCAAAAATGCTGTTATTGTGTTGAAAGATGCAGATTTAAAACTAGCTGCGGAAGCGATTGTTAAGGCTGCGTTTACAACAACGGGGCAAAGATGTACAGCCGCTAGCCGTGTCATTGTTGAATCAGAAGTAAAGGTTGAATTACTCAACCGAGTTGTTTCTCTAACCCAACAACTAAAAGCAGGAAATGGTCTTGAACCAGGAAATGACATTGGTCCATTAACCAATAAACAGCAGCTAGAAACGGTTGAAAAATATGTAGCTTTAGCTGTTGAACAGGGAGCTGTGATAGAATACGGCGGAAAACGATTAGCAAGTGAAAGAGGATACTTCTATGAGCCTACGATCTTAAGTAATGTAAAAAATAAGGCTGTGGTTGCACAAGAAGAAATTTTCGGTCCGGTTTTAGCATTTATAGAAGTTAATAGTTTTGAAGAAGCGATCGACGTAAATAATGATACCATTTATGGGCTATCTACTTCGTTATTTACAAACAGCCTTTACTATGCGAATCGTGGAGCAAAAGAAATTGAAAGCGGGTTAGTTTACATTAATAATGGTACTTCCAACGCAGAACTGGGTGTAGCATTCGGTGGAACGAAACAATCGGGAAACGGACATCGCGAGGTATCCCATCATGCTTTTGATGTGATGACAGAGTGGAAATCAATTTATACGACCTATTAG
- a CDS encoding GNAT family N-acetyltransferase: MKVIEKNFYIDVPAKLTPEDQKMMMDLELDAFPGTGAVDEQTLVPLARYGKLILYKQQNDERPVAVCECIRDYNNPDKAYIFGYYVRSDYKGKGVGKMFLQEVSSILKNDGFSVVCLTVSVKNLPAVKLYEKEGFEIKETRYSEFGVGEDRYYMEKVL; the protein is encoded by the coding sequence ATGAAAGTTATTGAGAAGAATTTTTATATTGATGTTCCAGCGAAATTAACACCCGAAGACCAAAAAATGATGATGGATCTCGAATTGGATGCATTTCCAGGAACAGGTGCAGTTGACGAACAGACACTTGTTCCCTTAGCCCGTTATGGAAAACTCATATTATATAAACAGCAGAATGATGAACGGCCTGTGGCCGTTTGCGAGTGCATAAGAGATTACAATAATCCCGATAAAGCCTATATCTTTGGCTATTATGTTCGATCCGATTATAAAGGCAAGGGAGTCGGAAAAATGTTTTTGCAGGAAGTAAGTTCTATTCTGAAAAATGATGGGTTTTCTGTTGTTTGCTTAACTGTTAGTGTGAAAAACCTTCCTGCTGTAAAGTTATATGAAAAAGAAGGATTTGAAATTAAAGAAACTAGATACTCTGAGTTCGGAGTAGGGGAAGATCGTTATTATATGGAGAAAGTACTTTAG
- a CDS encoding aminotransferase class III-fold pyridoxal phosphate-dependent enzyme gives MKLQNKSDEIKEKAKKHLSPVLTRVTELVVEKAKGARFWTADGEEYIDFVSGVAVNAVGHANDAMVQAIKKQAESFIHFGLNYGYYESAANLAEKLAEITPGNLDTVFFANSGGEAIDGALKLAKAATGRPGIIAFEGSFHGRTLGATAITASSSKYRKNYEPILGEVYHAPYPYPSQLKCVNEEEIVPYCLHQLQKIFELRIDPSRVAAIVIEPVIGEGGYYPAPAEFLQELRKMTEKHGILLIFDEVQTGFGRTGKMFAAEHSGVTPDIMVLAKALSGGMPLGAIVASRELHEKWQVGGHGSTFGGNPISCAAALANIAVIEEEKLVDRSWELGANIVVRLKESLDGLPGIKEVRGIGMMIGIEFHEDVASHAVPIIKQKCLEQKLLIMNCGVQGQTIRLMLPLNINEEDLHEGLSILEEAIKETL, from the coding sequence ATGAAATTACAAAATAAATCAGATGAAATTAAAGAAAAAGCAAAAAAACATTTATCTCCTGTTTTAACGAGGGTAACAGAATTAGTTGTAGAAAAAGCAAAGGGTGCCCGATTTTGGACGGCAGATGGAGAGGAATACATTGACTTTGTATCCGGTGTGGCAGTTAATGCTGTTGGTCACGCAAATGATGCGATGGTTCAAGCAATTAAGAAACAAGCAGAGTCATTTATTCATTTCGGTCTGAACTATGGTTACTATGAATCAGCTGCTAACCTTGCAGAAAAACTTGCTGAAATTACACCGGGTAATTTAGATACTGTGTTCTTTGCTAATTCCGGCGGTGAAGCTATTGATGGTGCATTAAAATTGGCTAAAGCAGCTACAGGAAGACCAGGAATAATTGCTTTTGAAGGTTCCTTCCATGGAAGAACACTTGGAGCAACTGCTATCACTGCTTCTAGCTCCAAATACAGGAAAAACTATGAACCTATTTTAGGTGAGGTATACCATGCTCCATATCCATATCCATCTCAATTAAAATGTGTGAACGAAGAAGAGATTGTTCCTTATTGCTTGCACCAGCTTCAAAAGATCTTTGAATTACGAATTGATCCATCCCGAGTGGCAGCCATTGTGATTGAACCTGTGATTGGTGAAGGAGGATATTACCCAGCCCCGGCTGAATTTCTCCAAGAATTGAGAAAAATGACAGAAAAACATGGCATTCTCTTAATCTTTGATGAAGTACAAACTGGTTTTGGGCGTACAGGAAAAATGTTTGCTGCTGAGCATTCTGGTGTAACACCTGACATTATGGTTCTAGCAAAAGCACTTTCAGGTGGAATGCCTCTTGGTGCGATTGTAGCAAGTAGAGAGCTTCATGAAAAATGGCAAGTTGGAGGGCATGGGTCAACCTTTGGTGGTAACCCGATTTCCTGTGCTGCAGCATTAGCAAATATTGCTGTGATTGAAGAGGAAAAACTAGTCGACCGAAGCTGGGAGTTAGGAGCAAACATTGTAGTCCGGTTAAAGGAATCTCTAGATGGATTACCTGGAATTAAGGAAGTTCGCGGAATAGGAATGATGATTGGTATCGAATTTCATGAAGATGTTGCTAGCCACGCTGTTCCCATTATTAAGCAAAAGTGTTTAGAACAAAAACTTCTCATAATGAATTGCGGAGTACAGGGACAAACAATTAGGTTAATGCTCCCTCTCAATATTAATGAAGAGGATTTACATGAGGGCCTATCCATTTTAGAAGAGGCGATTAAAGAAACATTATAA
- a CDS encoding ABC transporter ATP-binding protein: MSLLEVKDLKTYFHTKEGIVKAVDGVTFTLEEGEAIALVGESGCGKTTTALSITKLLPQEGQIAGGNVLFNGNDLVNITHGKMRRTRWNDISIVFQGAMNSLNPVMKVGDQIIEAIMLHKGSSRMEAKKKVKELFELVEINSERMDQYPHEFSGGMKQRAMIAMALACDPKLIIGDEPTTALDVMVQAQILNLLEKLRKDLNMSMILITHDLSVMGETCDKAAIMYAGKIVELGSVEDILDKHLHPYTEKLVQSFPDIYGSREMISSIPGSPPNLLNPPGGCLFHPRCEFATEECRSKEPVLKEVSPNHFVSCHVRGGVM; the protein is encoded by the coding sequence ATGAGTCTATTAGAAGTAAAGGATTTAAAAACATATTTTCATACAAAAGAAGGGATAGTTAAAGCTGTAGATGGAGTTACCTTTACTCTTGAAGAAGGGGAGGCTATTGCTCTGGTTGGTGAATCAGGTTGCGGAAAAACAACAACAGCTTTATCTATTACAAAGCTTCTGCCACAGGAGGGTCAGATAGCGGGGGGAAACGTCCTTTTTAATGGAAATGATCTGGTCAATATAACTCATGGAAAAATGAGGAGAACCCGCTGGAATGATATTTCGATCGTTTTTCAAGGTGCAATGAACTCTTTGAATCCTGTAATGAAGGTCGGGGACCAAATTATTGAGGCGATCATGTTACATAAAGGTAGCAGTCGTATGGAAGCAAAAAAGAAAGTAAAAGAACTTTTTGAATTAGTAGAGATTAATAGTGAACGAATGGACCAATATCCACATGAGTTCAGCGGCGGAATGAAGCAGCGTGCCATGATTGCAATGGCATTAGCATGTGACCCAAAGTTAATTATTGGTGATGAACCAACAACAGCCCTTGACGTGATGGTTCAAGCCCAAATTCTAAATTTGCTCGAAAAACTTCGGAAGGACTTAAATATGTCCATGATTCTCATCACTCACGACTTATCAGTAATGGGAGAAACGTGTGATAAAGCAGCTATCATGTATGCCGGGAAAATTGTTGAATTAGGAAGTGTTGAAGATATATTAGATAAGCATCTTCATCCCTATACAGAAAAGCTGGTACAGTCTTTTCCAGATATTTATGGGAGTAGAGAAATGATTTCTTCCATACCAGGTTCCCCTCCTAATCTCTTAAATCCTCCTGGTGGTTGTTTATTTCATCCGCGATGTGAGTTTGCAACGGAGGAGTGTCGCTCAAAAGAGCCTGTCTTAAAGGAAGTCTCTCCTAATCATTTTGTATCCTGCCATGTAAGAGGAGGGGTCATGTGA
- a CDS encoding M81 family metallopeptidase, whose protein sequence is MKKLRVGIAFFYHESHSFAPLKTDIEAFYNEGYFKGDEIFSAYSATKTEVGGFLDVLTKEEHIEVVPLLCAAATPAGPVTNEAYQLIEKEMLTELEKADHLDGLLLALHGAMVVEDLFDPEEKLLKEIRTVIGNDIPIATTLDMHANLSARMLEHTPYHFGFKTYPHVDMYNQGVNAAKLLLEVILEQKNYVASFIKLPMMPPSINMRTEEGPMHDLMELAFQLESEPSIINASVFGGFPYSDIPMVGASVLVIGRDQTNADRVAKKLANQFWDLRNDFIMQLPTVKEGMKHALSLKEQKPIVLADISDNPLSCGSGDTTFLLEEFISVNHPHTLFGGLTDPESIERCRMAGVGNEVMLALGGKISPDFGRPVQVIAKVLALSDGVFYNSGPFNQHLRVDVKGAAYIRAGEVDILLIGRPMSANDPEMFRHIGIEPTSYTILGLKVKNHFRAAFDPLISKVIYVDAPGVASNDLKHFSYKNIPEKIWPLKDIDYTELMEV, encoded by the coding sequence ATGAAAAAGCTTCGAGTTGGAATCGCTTTTTTCTATCATGAATCCCACAGTTTTGCTCCTTTAAAAACGGATATCGAAGCATTTTATAATGAAGGATACTTTAAAGGAGACGAAATCTTTTCAGCCTATTCAGCAACGAAAACAGAAGTAGGCGGTTTTCTGGATGTCCTTACAAAGGAAGAGCATATTGAAGTGGTTCCGCTTCTTTGTGCAGCTGCGACACCTGCGGGACCAGTAACGAATGAAGCCTATCAGCTAATAGAAAAAGAAATGCTGACGGAATTAGAGAAGGCCGACCATTTAGACGGTTTGTTATTAGCTCTACATGGTGCAATGGTCGTAGAAGATCTCTTTGACCCTGAAGAGAAGCTGTTAAAGGAAATCCGAACAGTAATAGGGAATGATATTCCAATTGCAACGACTTTAGATATGCATGCAAATCTAAGTGCCAGAATGTTAGAGCATACTCCCTATCATTTCGGATTTAAAACCTATCCCCATGTTGATATGTATAATCAAGGAGTTAATGCAGCTAAATTACTCCTCGAGGTCATATTAGAACAAAAAAACTATGTTGCTTCCTTTATCAAGCTACCCATGATGCCACCTTCTATTAACATGCGTACAGAAGAAGGGCCTATGCATGATTTGATGGAATTAGCTTTTCAACTTGAGAGTGAACCTTCTATTATAAATGCTTCTGTGTTTGGCGGTTTTCCGTATTCCGACATTCCAATGGTGGGGGCTAGTGTTCTCGTTATTGGAAGGGATCAAACCAATGCAGATAGAGTAGCAAAAAAGTTAGCCAATCAATTTTGGGACCTTCGTAATGATTTTATTATGCAGCTTCCAACAGTTAAAGAGGGAATGAAGCACGCTTTGTCATTAAAGGAACAAAAACCTATTGTCTTGGCTGATATCTCTGATAACCCATTAAGCTGTGGAAGTGGAGACACGACTTTTTTATTAGAAGAGTTTATAAGCGTGAATCATCCGCACACATTATTTGGCGGATTGACTGACCCTGAATCGATTGAAAGATGTAGAATGGCAGGTGTAGGTAATGAGGTCATGCTTGCCTTGGGAGGTAAAATTTCTCCGGATTTTGGAAGGCCTGTTCAAGTAATTGCAAAGGTGCTGGCTCTTTCAGATGGAGTTTTTTACAATAGCGGTCCTTTTAATCAACATTTACGAGTGGATGTGAAAGGTGCAGCTTATATAAGAGCAGGAGAAGTGGATATTCTTCTCATCGGCCGTCCAATGTCAGCCAATGATCCGGAAATGTTTCGCCATATAGGTATTGAGCCAACCTCTTATACCATTCTAGGGTTAAAAGTCAAAAATCACTTCCGGGCAGCATTTGATCCCTTAATTAGTAAGGTCATCTATGTCGATGCGCCAGGCGTGGCATCGAATGATTTAAAGCATTTTTCTTATAAAAATATACCAGAGAAAATCTGGCCTCTTAAAGATATAGATTATACTGAACTCATGGAGGTATAA
- a CDS encoding aspartate aminotransferase family protein: MGGLIEDYVFHRDFSKTYPIITHGKGIYLYDKNGKKYMDACSGAVAANLGHGVEEIAEAIAFQAKQAAFVHTMRFETEVLFQLAEKIALLAPDTLNKVYFTSGGSEANESAIKLARQFHKDAGRPEKHIVIGRWQSYHGNTFGSLSAGGDIKRRQTYTPSLINFNHVYSPNCKRCPYQREKEDCDHKQNWSCVRDIESVINEIGPENVSAFIAEPIVGSQLGAVSPPEDYFKEIRKICDYYNIVLIVDEVMTGFGRTGKDFGIQHFGIVPDIITFGKGVSAGYAPLAGMIVHDRIVDSLIENSKGKFVHGYTYSGHPVSVAAGLSVLTIYERDRIVNNVQLAGDYLKQQLFALKYRCPIIYDVRGEGLLLGIELAIDGEKGTPFPENLHASERINSIAMELGAVFYPGSGSINGYLGDHILITPPLNVTTGEIDEMIRVLESSLNIFIEELKEEEAYEITK; this comes from the coding sequence ATGGGTGGACTAATAGAAGATTATGTATTTCATAGGGACTTTTCAAAAACATACCCTATTATCACGCATGGTAAGGGGATTTATCTTTATGATAAGAATGGAAAAAAATACATGGATGCCTGCTCAGGGGCAGTCGCGGCTAATTTAGGCCATGGTGTGGAAGAAATTGCTGAAGCCATAGCATTTCAAGCAAAGCAAGCAGCCTTTGTCCATACCATGAGATTTGAAACAGAGGTATTGTTCCAACTTGCTGAAAAAATTGCTTTACTAGCACCTGATACATTGAATAAGGTTTATTTTACAAGCGGCGGATCGGAAGCAAACGAAAGTGCTATTAAGCTTGCAAGACAATTTCATAAGGATGCGGGGAGACCCGAAAAACACATCGTCATTGGCAGATGGCAGTCCTATCATGGAAACACATTTGGTTCTCTTTCTGCCGGAGGCGATATAAAGCGGCGACAGACATATACTCCAAGTTTAATTAATTTCAACCATGTCTATTCCCCTAACTGTAAGAGATGTCCATATCAGAGAGAAAAAGAGGACTGCGATCACAAGCAAAATTGGTCCTGTGTCAGGGATATTGAAAGCGTTATCAATGAGATCGGGCCAGAAAATGTCTCTGCCTTTATTGCTGAACCGATTGTAGGGAGCCAGCTAGGTGCTGTGAGCCCCCCTGAGGATTATTTTAAAGAAATCCGAAAGATTTGCGATTATTACAATATTGTCCTCATAGTAGATGAAGTAATGACAGGCTTTGGTCGAACGGGGAAAGATTTTGGTATTCAACACTTTGGGATAGTGCCAGATATTATTACGTTTGGGAAAGGGGTATCTGCTGGTTATGCTCCACTAGCGGGTATGATTGTTCACGACCGGATTGTCGATAGTCTAATAGAAAATAGCAAGGGGAAATTTGTTCATGGATATACGTACAGCGGCCATCCCGTTTCCGTTGCAGCTGGTCTTTCTGTTTTAACCATTTATGAACGAGATCGGATTGTAAACAACGTTCAACTTGCAGGAGATTACCTTAAACAACAACTGTTCGCCCTGAAATACCGGTGTCCGATTATATATGATGTTCGTGGAGAAGGACTTTTGTTAGGTATTGAATTAGCTATTGATGGAGAAAAAGGAACACCTTTCCCAGAAAATTTACATGCTTCTGAACGGATCAATAGCATCGCAATGGAGCTTGGAGCTGTGTTTTATCCAGGAAGTGGATCGATTAACGGCTATTTAGGAGACCATATATTAATCACACCACCGTTGAACGTTACAACGGGGGAGATCGACGAAATGATTAGAGTTCTAGAAAGTTCCTTGAATATTTTTATAGAAGAACTAAAGGAGGAAGAAGCATATGAAATTACAAAATAA
- a CDS encoding ABC transporter ATP-binding protein, translating to MTNVVEVKNLKVHFDGHQSFLKDFFSKEKKVIKAVDGVDFNIKQGEIVSLVGESGSGKTTTGKALLSLTHQSDGEILFEGESINQKNKKAMKLFRQKAQMIYQDPYQSLNPRNIIMDIVAEPLVVNKLVTSEQEKKERVIQALESAGIKPAERFMYKYPHELSGGQRQRVVIASALILNPSFIVADEPVSMLDVSIRADILKLMVEQRDKKGISYLFITHDLSLAWLISDRIAIMYLGKIVEVGDAELIAGACLHPYSKALVSVMPVPRKIKNRERIILKGETPNPSRIPTGCRFHPRCPVATDRCKTEEPGLKEVADGHYVACHLV from the coding sequence GTGACTAACGTTGTTGAAGTAAAAAATTTAAAGGTTCATTTTGATGGTCACCAAAGCTTTTTAAAGGATTTTTTCTCAAAAGAAAAAAAGGTTATTAAAGCTGTTGATGGCGTTGATTTTAACATAAAACAAGGGGAAATTGTCTCTCTTGTTGGAGAGAGTGGAAGCGGAAAAACAACAACGGGTAAAGCATTACTAAGCTTAACTCATCAAAGTGATGGAGAGATTCTCTTTGAAGGAGAGTCTATTAATCAAAAAAACAAGAAGGCGATGAAATTATTCCGTCAGAAAGCTCAGATGATTTATCAAGACCCGTATCAATCACTCAATCCAAGGAACATCATCATGGATATTGTTGCTGAACCATTAGTGGTTAATAAACTCGTTACGTCTGAGCAGGAAAAAAAGGAAAGAGTCATACAAGCGCTGGAAAGTGCGGGAATAAAACCAGCCGAGCGATTTATGTATAAGTACCCTCATGAGTTAAGTGGTGGACAAAGACAGAGAGTAGTCATTGCAAGTGCATTAATTTTAAATCCCTCCTTTATTGTGGCTGATGAGCCAGTTTCCATGCTGGATGTTTCGATTCGTGCAGATATTTTAAAACTAATGGTAGAACAAAGAGACAAAAAAGGAATATCCTATCTTTTTATTACTCATGACCTTTCTCTGGCATGGTTAATATCTGATCGCATTGCCATTATGTATTTAGGGAAAATCGTAGAGGTGGGTGACGCAGAACTTATCGCTGGTGCTTGTCTACATCCATACTCTAAAGCGTTAGTTAGTGTCATGCCTGTACCAAGAAAAATAAAAAATAGAGAAAGAATAATCTTAAAAGGTGAAACACCTAATCCAAGTCGTATCCCAACAGGCTGCCGGTTTCATCCACGCTGTCCAGTTGCGACAGATCGATGTAAAACAGAGGAGCCTGGTCTAAAAGAAGTGGCTGATGGCCATTACGTTGCATGTCACCTTGTGTAG